ATGTTTAAACCCTCACTTCTTCTGCTTTCTATGTGTTTCTCTGGGGTGCCGATGACGCTAGGCTTGTCGCTAGTCGTGAGTCTCGTTTTCACGCATCCCGACTGCCTTCCTGTTTACGATAATCTCAAAAAGCCATCCTATGTATCAGTTGGTCAGGTAGTACGTCTAGAGTTGCTGACTCAGCATTACTTTACAGCCAAGGCTCGAGGGGTTGGCTCTTTAGAACCAAATGCGGGTCCGTGGCAGTTGAGAAAATGGTCATTAGTGTCGCAACAATAATGCTGGACGCAGTGCTCCGGGGCAGATGGATTTCAGAGCAGCTTTAGCCGAAGACTCCAGCTATCTGATAGTTGATGACCGAATTTCGCCGCTTTCTGCCTGTCGCGAAGGACTGAAACCGGCCGATTCTGTTGAAAAAGTCGGCTTCGAATTCTGCGCGAGAAAAGTACGCGCCTGAGATTGAAATCTGAATTTTCGGCAGAACGTTCAGGACTCGGAGTTCACGTAGCCGCGTGCAACTGAGGTGTTTTCATCCATCAATATTCGAGTGTTTCGGGAAAGCCGACTTTTTCAACACAATCGGCCAAAAGCTGTCATTCGGAGAGTCTACGAATGCATGAGTGAATCGGCCTTCATGCTGAACCACTGCGGCCACTCTCAATGGGCTACGTAGATGAACGTTACACACCATTGATCTTGTCGTGGTGTACCACGATGAGATTGGTTGCCACAAGAATCGGCGAGCGCTGATCCTTGCTTTCATCTATTCGACCAGTGAATTTAAGAAATGTAATTTAAGGCGCTATGCGTCCGGTTCAGAATGAAGTTTTTCCACGGATAGCCAGTTCTTATAAAGCACATCCAACTCCGGCTCAGATGTAGCCAACTGAAGGGCCCGGCCTAGCAGCGCTCGGGCATTGCTCCACCTATTCGCAATCCACTCATTCGACGCCTCATTCATTAAAAGGCATGCTTTAATTTCACTGCCGCCAGACTCAACTTGTCCTTTTAGTTCTTGGTCGTATGATTTTAAATAAATAAGGCGCTCAATATTTGTGCAAAGTATTTCCGACCTCGCTTCCAAGTCACTACCTATTTTTTCGGGGGGCGGTTCTTTGAATGCAGGAGTCGACCAAAGATTAAACGAGGTGATTAGTTCGCAGGATGAAAGCACAAATAACACAACCTTTCTGGAAGCCTCAATAAGAAGTGCTCTCTGAGCGCTATCAATATCCCCTCTGCATGCTTGCTGCAATGCTTTCGCTCTATGATGAATCTCAAGAAAGTTTTCTAAGTCTTCCGAATCCGTACCGAGACAAAAACTCAAGTCTCTCGCTAGTTTATCCTTCACAAATTGCCTTTTGCTAGGAATAACCAAGAGCTTTAACTGTCCATGCAGGTCCGACTCTAGGCTTTGATGGTTTGCATTGCAGTCATAATAATCAAATAGCAATTCCATTTGATTGAGTGTTATTGGACTGAGCGTTTCCAGCAACTCTGCCAGTCTTTCGTAACATCTAGAGAATGTAGGGCGCGCACTTGGTTCAGCGGAGAGCATGTCACCTAAAAGTTTTATTAGAGCTTCAGCTGCTGGCGACTGGGGTTCAGAGAAGTTTCTGATATCGCTGCCAGCCCACTTTTTCAACTTGGAACCCTTCCATGTTTTTCCAGGGTCAATCGTCGAAGATTGCACTGCTGGGTGATAGCCTTGATACAGTTCTGCAATAACTATCCCCACCGCAAAAACATCAGGGGCGAACGCTTTCGTCTTGTCCACTACATACTGCTCAGGCGCTTTGTATGAATTAGTGCCGCCTAAGTGATCATCGAACCATGCATTAGCCACACCGAAATCAGCAATTTTTACCGAATACCTCACAGAAGGATCGATATGTGACGGAGGGAAGTCACGAAGTTTTTTGCTCAAATCTGAATAAAGAATATTTTCAGGCTTTATATCTTGGTGGTATTCCATTCCGCGACTATTCGCAACGATCATCCCTTTTACTATTTGGAGACCAATATTTATGACGGCGACGAGATCAGGCTTTAACTCTATTAAGTCACGAAGATCCCCGTCACAGCATGGCATACATACCAAAGGTACCCCGTTATAAAACTTTATAAAGTGCGGCGTGATTATGGAGTAATGACCGGAAAAATCCACCCAGTTGTGCGCTTCGCGAATAAAGCCATTAACTCGTTCAGCGGTGTTGTTTTCGAATTCTTTGATGGTTTTATATGCCACTCGGTTCGGAAAGCTATTTTCTTGATCTACAATATAAATCAACCCACCTCGCCCTTCACGGCGATCAACTATTTTCCCTCTAAACAAGCACGCCTCTAGAAATTCTTGCAAGTGTTTGTCCATATCCATACGACGCATCCTTATTAAAGTTAGTAGTTGGCTGGGTTGCTTGGAAATCAATTTTCCGTAATAGAGAGCACAGCGATGGCGGAGTGAACATCAGTCAGCAGCACCTTTGAAGTAGAAATAGGCCACAATATTTTAACAGTACCACTGCGGGCCTCCGACCCTGGCTTCGCCTGGCGAGCGCCGAATACCATTTCCAACCCGTAACTTGAATTGCCTCTGTTTTCGTCAACTCCAACGACTGACCGCTTTTGGCCGAGGCTGTGTAAAAACGTTTTTGAGCGCGACAGGTACTCAAAACCGGACTGTAAATCGCGCTTCTACGCGAAATCCACATCTGCTGACGTGCCGATAAATTTTAGATTTAACGTAGACGTGCACACTTCAATTTTGGCGAAACGTTTTTACACACTCGGGGCCGAAAGCAGCCGGTCACAGGGTCACACCCGGATAAATCGATGCTACTTAGGTCCCCCGTCATAATGAGGCGCCGGTTACGCGGCCTTACGGCCGCGGCTACCGCCAGTTGTGTCGTAGAGAGCCTAAATCTCGATCGTCTTGATATCTGGATCGTAAAAGGCACCGATAAGCTCGCGCGCCCCAGCAAGTGGAGATTGCTTGGAAATGTCGACAATGGCGCCGATTGCACCGCTTATCAAAGTGCTATCGCCAGTTTGAATGCCCTTGTCGAGTACTTCGAAGAAATTATGAATCGTTGTCGCTCGCTCTTCGAAGGTTTTAGCCAGGTACTGCTCCAGAATAACTCTTTGGGCACCGATCTGTTCTAGTTTTACATCTTTGAATGCGGATATAGCTGCTCTTTTGGTGCCTTCAACTTCGGCAACCTTTTTGTATTCCAGCCAAGCTGACATTAGCTCCTCAAGGGAAGACTGGGCCGCTTGCAACGGAATGGTGGGCGCTTTCTGAATGATAGTTTGGATGTGCTTTTTCATGTTTTAGCTCAAGGACAAAATTCCGGAAATAGTGCTTTTGATATTTTTTGCCGCCGAACCGTCTGGCGTGATGATTGGTATATCAAGTACTTGTTTAAGCCCTGTACCAAGCACCACCATCTTCTCGAATGCGCTGGGATCGCTGTCGTCTTTTACTTTGATCAGCTCGAAGCGCGTTACGATCTCGTTAATGGTTTTGGCCATCTCGGCCGCATTCGTTCTTATAGCCTTAAGTGCA
This genomic window from Pseudomonas sp. Bout1 contains:
- a CDS encoding protein kinase domain-containing protein is translated as MDMDKHLQEFLEACLFRGKIVDRREGRGGLIYIVDQENSFPNRVAYKTIKEFENNTAERVNGFIREAHNWVDFSGHYSIITPHFIKFYNGVPLVCMPCCDGDLRDLIELKPDLVAVINIGLQIVKGMIVANSRGMEYHQDIKPENILYSDLSKKLRDFPPSHIDPSVRYSVKIADFGVANAWFDDHLGGTNSYKAPEQYVVDKTKAFAPDVFAVGIVIAELYQGYHPAVQSSTIDPGKTWKGSKLKKWAGSDIRNFSEPQSPAAEALIKLLGDMLSAEPSARPTFSRCYERLAELLETLSPITLNQMELLFDYYDCNANHQSLESDLHGQLKLLVIPSKRQFVKDKLARDLSFCLGTDSEDLENFLEIHHRAKALQQACRGDIDSAQRALLIEASRKVVLFVLSSCELITSFNLWSTPAFKEPPPEKIGSDLEARSEILCTNIERLIYLKSYDQELKGQVESGGSEIKACLLMNEASNEWIANRWSNARALLGRALQLATSEPELDVLYKNWLSVEKLHSEPDA